GCGCGCCTCGGCGCTCGAGTACGGCGCCGAGCTGGTCGTGAACTACCGCGACGGCGACCCGGGCGAGGCCGTGCACGACCTGGTCGGCGGGGCGCACGCGGCGCTCGTCACCGCGGTGAGCGAGTCGACGTTCCCGCAGGCGCTGTCGATGCTGCGCCGGGGCGGGACGGTGTCGCTGGTCGGCCTGCCGCCGGGGACGTTCCCGCTGTCGATCTTCGACACCGTCCTGCGCGGGCTCACGGTGCGCGGCTCGATCGTCGGCACCCGGCTGGACATGATCGAGGCGATCGACTTCTTCGCCCGCGGCGTCGTGCACACCAAGTACGAGCTGCGGCCGCTGGACGCCGTCAACGACGTCTTCTCGCGGATGGAGACCGGGACGATCGACGGTCGTGTCGTCCTCGACATGGGCCTCTGACGACATGTGACGCACGTCACACGTCCTGCGTGTGACAGATCGAGTCCCCCTGCGGATCTCACGGGTGTACGGCCGGACGGTGTGGAGGGCACCGGCCGGACGTGAGGTGGCCCGTCCGAGCCCGCAGGGGGCGGCTCGGCCGGGCCACCTGTCTGTCCGGCGCCGCCCGTCCGTCAGGGGCGACGGCGAGGGCGGTCAGGCGACCGGGGTGTCCCGGCGGCGCGGGAGCGTCGGCCGCGCGGGGCGGCGACCGGTCGTGCGGGCCCGGGGGGCTGCGTCCGCGGCCTCGTCCGGCCCGTCCGGGGTCGCGCCCGCCGGGTTCGCGTCCGCCGTGCCCGCCGCATCCGCCGTGCCCGCCGGGGCGGCCGCGCCGGGCTCCGTCGGGTCGTCGGTCTCCAGGTCCGAGTCCGCGTGCGCCGCGCCCGCGTCCGTGGCGGCCGGGCCGTCCTGCGCGAGGCTCGGCATCATGCGCTCCAGCTCGGGCTCCCAGGCGGCGTAGCGCTGCGGGAAGCAGCGGTGCAGCAGGTCGAGCATCGCGGACGCCGCGGTGGACGCCCCGGGGGAGGCTCCGAGCAGCCCCGCGATGGAGCCGTCGGCCGCGGTGACCAGCTCGGTCCCGAACTCCAGGACGCCGCCGCCGCGGCCCCGCTTGATGACCTGCACGCGCTGGCCGGCCGTGATGAGCTCCCAGCTCGAGTCGCGCGCCGTCGGCATGAAGGCCCGCAGGGTGCACATCCGGGCGCCGCGCGTGGCGAGGACCTCCGTGACGAGGTACTTCAGCAGGTCGAGGTTGTGCAGCGCGACCGCGACCAGCGGCACGAGGTTCCCCGGTCGGACGGTGCGCAGCAGGTCGGTCCAGGACCCCTGCTTGAGGAACTTCATGCTCCAGCCCGCGTACGGCCCGAACAGCAGGGCGGGGGAGCCGCCGACCACCCGCGTGTCGAGGTGCGGCACCGACATCGGCGGCGAGCCGACGGCGGCCTTGCCGTAGACCTTCGCGCGGTGCTGCCCGACGAGCGCGGGGTCGGTGGTGCGCAGGAACTGCCCGCTGATCGGGAAGCCGCCGTAGCCCCGGATCTCGTCGATCCCGGACGACTGCAGCAGCCGCAGCGCCCCGCCGCCGGCGCCGATGAACACGAACCGGGCGTCCAGCGTGGTGCGCCGCGGGCTGGCGTTCCACGAGCGGTCCACCAGGTGCAGGCGCCAGCCGCCGTCGCGCCGCCGGCGGATCCGGCGGACCTCGTGCTGCAGGCGGACGTGCGCGCCCCGGGCGACGACGGCGTCCACGAGGTGCCGTGCCAGGGCGCCGTAGTCCACGTCGAGGCCGTCGGACGCCCGCGTGGCCGCGACGGGCTCCCCCGGGTGGCGGCCCTCCATGACGAGCGGCGCCCACTGCGCGATCGTCTCCGGGTCCTCGGTGTACTCGAGGTGGGCGAACCGCGGGTGGGCGGCGAGGGCGGCGTGCCGCCGGCGCAGGTAGTCGACGTCGTCCTCGCCGCGCACGAACGTCAGGTGCGGGACCGGCGAGCGGTACCCGTCGTCGGGCAGCATCCCCGCCTCGCGCAGGTGGTCCCAGAGCTCGGTGGAGAGCTGGAACTGCTCGTTGATCGTGACGGCCTTGGCGATGTCGATGCTGCCGTCGGGCCGCTCGGGCGTGTAGTTCAGCTCGCAGAGCGCGGCGTGACCCGTGCCCGCGTTGTTCCAGGCGTCGGTGCTCTCCAGCGCGATCCCGTCGAGCCGCTCGACGACCTCGATGCGCCACGAGGGCTCGAGCTCCGAGAGCAGCGCGGCGAGGGTGGCGGACATGATGCCGCCACCGACCAGGACGACGTCGACCGGCTCAGCACTCGAGGACACCGCTCGATGCTATCCGCCGCGCGGCGGGCCGCGCGCACCATCCCCGGCCCGCGGACACCAGGGACGCAGGTCCCGGGTGGCGCTGGCCGGCCCCACGACGTGCGGGCGGGGGTCCCCGGTGCGACCGTGGGCAGATGAGCACCGACGACACCACCGGCACCGGCTACGACCCCGCCGAGGACCCGGACTCCGACCCGGCCATGCTCAACCCGCGCGAGGGCGCGCAGGCCGCCGGTGACGCCGGCGCCGACGTCGACACGGACGCCGAGCCGGCCAACCTGAACCCCCGCGGCGACGCGGTCGACGGCGACGCGGACACCCCGTGAGCCCCGCGCGCCGGCTCGACCGGTCGCTGCTGCAGACCTACCTCGGGGACCACCTCGCGGGGGCCACTGGCGGCAGCGCGCGGTTCGTCCGCATGGCCGACGCCTACGCGCGGACGCCGCTCGGGCCGGACCTCGCGCGCATCGCCCGCGAGGTCGTCGACGAGCGCGAGTGGCTGCGCGAGACGGCGTACCGCCTGGACGCGCGTCCCAGCGCGCTCAAGCGCCTCGGCGTGGCGGTGGCGGAGCGGGCCGGCCGCCTGAAGCCGAACGGCCGGCTCACGACGCCGTCGCCGCTGTCGGCCGTGATCGAGCTCGACCTGATGCGGGCCGCCGTCGTCGGCAAGCGGGGCCTCTGGGAGACGCTCGACGCGTGGGCCGACGAGCTGGGGCTGGGGCGCGAGCAGCTCGCGCGGCTGCTCGCGCAGGCCGACGAGCAGGCGCAGACGCTCACGCGGCTCGGGGCGGTCGCGCGGGAGCAGGCGTTCACCCGGGAGGCCGAGCCGGGCGGCGGCCGGGACGGCGGCGACCGGTGAGGGTCGTCGTGGTCGGCGCCAGCGGCAACGTCGGCACGGCGCTGCTGCGGCGCCTGCGCGACGACGAGACGGTGACGTCCGTCGCCGGCGTGGTGCGACGCGTCCCGCAGGGTCCCCCGCCGGCCCCGTACGACACGGTGGAGTGGTCGGCGGCGGACGTCGGCGCCCGCGGGCCGGACGCGCCCGTCGTGCGCCGGCTGGCCGCCCTGTTCGCGGGCGCGGACGCCGTCGTGGACCTGGCCTGGCTCATCCAGCCCAGCCACGACCGCGACGCCCTGCGCCGCGTCAACGTCGACGGCATGCGCCGGGTGGTCGCCGCGGTCGTCGAGGCTCGGGTGCCGCACCTCGTCGTCGCGTCGTCCGTCGGGGCGTACTCGCCGTCGTACGGCGACGAACCGCGCGACGAGAGCTGGGACACCGCAGGGGTGCGGTCGTCCGACTACAGCGTGGACAAGGTCGCCGTCGAGCGCCTCCTCGACGAGGCCGAGCTGCGCCACCCCGCGCTGACGATCGCGCGCCTGCGTCCGGCGCTGGTGTTCCAGCACGCCGCCGGGCACGAGATCCAGCGGTACTTCCTCGGCCCGTTCGTGCCGGGGTGGCTGCTGGGCAACCGGCTGCCGGTGCTGCCGTGGCCCGCCGGGTTCCGGCTGCAGGCCGTGCACGCCGACGACCTGGCGGACGCGTTCCGCGAGGCGGTCGTGCGGCAGGCGGCGGGGCCGTTCAACGTCGCGGGCCCCGGCGTGATCCGCGCGGCCGACGTCGCGGACGTCGTGAGCCGCGGACGCTGGCGGGAGGTCCCGCACGCCCCGGTGCGCGCGGCGATGTCGGCCGGCTGGCACGCGCGCGTGGTCCCGGTGGGCCCCGGGTGGTTCGACATGGGCGCGTCGGCGCCGGTGATGGACACCTCGCGCGCCGAGCGGGAGCTCGGCTTCCGGCCCCGGTACCCGGGCGTGCAGGCGATGCGGCAGCTCGTCGCGGGCATCGTGCGCGGCGCCGGGACGGCGAGCCCCCCGATGCGGCCGCGCTGATCGGCGATGCTGGTCGCATGTCCGACGCGCGCCTCGTCCTCGGCGACCCCGCCGCCCCGGTGACCATCACCGAGTACGGCGACCTCGAGTGCCCGTACTGCCGGCAGGCCGAACCGGTCCTGCGCCGCCTCGTGGAGGAGTCCGACGGCGGTGTGCGCCTGGTGTGGCGGCACTTCCCGCTGTTCCAGGTGCACCCGCACGCGCTGGTCGCGGCGCTCGCCGCCGAGGCCGCCGCGGAGCACGGCCTGTTCTGGGAGATGCAGCGGGCGCTGTTCGCGCAGCAGGACCGGCTCGCGGAGCCGGACCTGCGCGCCGTGGGGGCCCGCCTCGGACTGGACCCCGTCGCCGTCGCCGGGCCGGGCGCGCAGCGGTTCGCGGACCTGGTGGAGGCCGACTACGTGACCGGGCTCGGGCTCGGCGTGCGGGGCACCCCGACGCTGTTCGTGCAGGACGAGCAGTACCGCGGGCGGCTGGACCTCGACGCGCTGCGCGCGGCCGTCGCCGCCGCGGCGCCCGGCCGGGGCTGAGCGACCCGCGGGGCGGTCAGGCCGTGCCCGGCCCCCACGGGCGCGGCGGCAGCGCCGGCGGCGGGTCGTCGTCGGGGGAGCACAGCGGCAGCCGGTCCCCGAGGATCCGCAGCAGCACCGTCCCGAGCACGGCCGCCACGAGCGAGCCCGCGAGGATGCCGATCTTCGCCTGCTCCCGGAGCTCGCCCTCGAACGCGAGCTCCGCGATGAACAGCGAGATGGTGAAGCCGATGCCCGCGAGCACGGCGCCCCCCACCAGGTGGCCCCAGCGCACCCGCCCCGGCAGCCGTCCCAGGCCGGTCCGGATCGCGAGCGTCGCGGCCCCCGTGATGCCGAGCGTGTTGCCGGCGACGAGCGCGACGGCGACGCCGATCGTGACCGGCGACGTGGCGGCGGCCCGCAGCGCCTCGGTATCCAGGCGCACGCCGGCGTTCGCGAGCCCGAACACCGGCACGACCACGAACGCCGACCACGGGTGGAGCACGCGCTGCAGCCGCTCGCTCGCCGGCACCGCCGCGCGCGCGGCGAGCTCCGTGAGGTGCTCGCGGTCCGCGGTGGTGTCCGCCACCAGCCCGTCGGCCCACTGCGGCACCTGCTCGACGTGGGCGCGCGGCATCGCCCGCGACGGCAGCAGCAGCCCGACCAGCACCCCGGCGAGCGTCGCGTGCACCCCGGACGCGTTGACCGCGAGCCACAGGGCGACGCCGACCACCGCGTACGGCGCGAGGCGCCACACCCGCAGCCACCGCAGCGCGAGCAGCGCCACCACCAGGGCCCCGGCGACGCCCAGCGCCGCCACGTCGACCCCGTCGTTGTAGAACACCGCCATCACGGTGATCGCGCCGATGTCGTCGACGATGGCCAGCGTCAGCAGGAACAGCCGCAGCCGGTCCGGGCACGCGGGCCCGAACAGCGCGAGGATGCCGACCAGGAACGCGGTGTCCGTCGACATCACGACGCCCCAGCCGTGGGCGGCCTCCGTCCCGGCGTTGAACAGCAGGTAGATCAGCGCGGGGACCGCCAGGCCGCCGAGCGCCCCGAGCGCCGGGACCGCCACCGTGCGCCGGTCGCGCAGCTCGCCGCTGGTGACCTCGCGGTTGATCTCCAGGCCCACGACGCAGAAGAACACCGCCATCGCCGCGTCGTTCACCCAGTGGTGCAGGTCGAGGTCGAGGCCGACCCCGCCGACGTGGAACCCGGCCGAGGTCGACCACAGCGCGTCGTACGCCCCCGCCAGCGGGGAGTTCGCCCACACGAGCGCCACGACGGTCGCCCCGAGCAGGAACACCGCGCTGCCCGCCTCGGTGGCCAGGAAGTCCCGGACGGAGGGGCTGACCGACGGCAGCCGCAGGCGCAGCGGGGGTCCCGGGACGGAGCGGGCGGGGTCGATGGCGTCGGTGGCCACGGGCGGCTCCCAGCGGTCGGTGGTCGGGCGGGGGCGCGGGCCGTCCGCGGGCCCGGCGCTCTCGTCCCGAACGTCGCGGGTGGCGCCAGTATGCCGAGGGACGTGCCGGTGCGCGACGATGAGGGCATGACGACCACTCCGCGCACTGCTGTCGTGACCGGAGCCGGACGGGGGATCGGCCGCGGCCTCGCCCTCGGGCTGGTGGGGGCCGGCTGGGACGTGGCGCTGCTCGGCCGCAGCCCCGGGCCGCTGGCGGCCGTTGCGGCGGAGGCGGCTGCCGCCCGGCCCGGCGCCCACGTCGTGACGGAGGTCGCCGACGTGGTGGACCGCGCGGCGGTGGAGGCGGCCGTCGCCCGCGTCGAGGCGGCGTTCGCGGCGCAGGGCGGGGTGGGGCTGCTCGTCAACAACGCCGGCGTGATCGAGCACCAGGAGGTCGACCTGGTCCGCGACGACCCGGACGACGTGTGGCGCGTGATCGAGACCAACGTGCGCGGCCCGCTGCTGCTCAGCCACGCCGTGCTGCCGGGGATGCTCGCGCGCGGCGCCGGGTACGTCGTCAACATCAACTCCGGGTCGGGGCACCGCCCGTCGCCGGTCTACACCGGCTACGGCATCAGCAAGGGCGCGCTGGCCCGGCTCACCACGATGATCGACCGGCAGTACGCGGACCGCGGCGTGCGGGTGCTGGACGTCGCGCCGGGCGTCGTCGTCACCGACATGACCCGCGCGATGCCGCTGCACGACGACCGCACGCAGTGGACGCCGGTGGAGGACACCGTCGCGCTCGTGGACGCGTTCGGGTCCGGGCGGCTCGACGCGCTGTCCGGGCGGTTCGTGCGCGCGGGCACGGACACCGAGGAGTCGCTCCGGGAGGTCGCCGCCCGGGTGGTGGAGGCCGACGCCCGGACGCTGCGGCTCGTGCCCTACGGCCCGGACGACCCGGTGGCGTAGGGCAGCCGGCGTCCCGGTCGCCGCGGGGCGGAACCCGGGGTCAGAGCGCGGCGGACGTGAGCGTCGGCGGCACGTGCGCCCCGTGCCCCGCCGCCCGCAGCGCGTCCCGCAGGCGCTCGGCGGCCGCGTCGAGCTCGTCGGCCGGCACGTCGTGGCGCGCGGCCGAGAAGCTCAGCTCGGCCTCGCCCCAGGCCGGCAGCACGTGCAGGTGCAGGTGCGGCACCTCGAACCCGGCGACCAGCAGCGCCGCACGCGGGGCGTCCCACGCGGCCTGCTGCGCCCGCCCGACGGTCTTCGCGACGCGCACCAGGTGGGCCAGCAGGTCGTCGTCGGCGTCGGTGAGCTGGGCGACCTCCTCACGGGTGACCACCAGCACGTGCCCGTCGGAGATGGGGGCGATCGTCGCGAACGCCACCGCGCGGTCGTCGGCCCACACGAACCGGCCCGGGAGCTCGCCGTCGATGATGCGGGTGAACAGCGTCGTCATGCCGCCCACGGTACCGACGGGCGGGCCGCCGCGGGGTCAGCCCGCGAGCCGGTCCCGCAGCGCCAGCACCGTGCGCCAGTTGCGCGCGGTCCCCGAGCGGCCCGCGAGCCGGTCGAGCACCGGAGAGGTGACCTTCGAGCGCCCGATCCCGTCGGGGTAGTGCACGTAGCCCTCGGTCCCGCTCCAGGTCGCGCGCTCGCGGCCGTACCGCGCGAGGTCCGCGGGCCCGTCCGCGGGGGCCGGTCCGTCGAGGAACACGACCACCAGGTGCGACGGGTCGGTCGCGGCGGCCTCCGCGTACGGGTTGCCCGCGACGACCGCGTCGACCTGCTCCCGGGTGCGCACGGTCAGCGCGAGCGGCCGACCCAGCCGGTCGGCGAGGTCCGCCGCGAGCCGCTCCGCCAGCGCGCCCGTCGTCGCGGGGGAGCCGGGCGCGGGCACGAGGAGGAGGTTGCCGGTCGCGAGGTGCGTGGCGACGTCGGCGTGACCCAGGGACGTCGCCGCGTCGCGGAGGTCCGCCATGGGCAGCGCCGACGCCCCGCCGACGTTGACGGCGCGCAGCAGCACCAGGACGCGCTCGCCCTCGGGGACGGGCCGGTCGTGCGCGGCGGTCCGGGTCGGGGCCACGGGGTCCTCCTCGGGCGGGGCCGGCGGGTCGCCCCGCGGGGTCCGGGCAGCGACGGCTCAGAGGTAGCGCAGCGGGTCGAACTCGTCGAGCGGGATGATCCGCAGACGCGGCAGCGTCACGTTGAACGCCTTGACGTCCGACTCCAGGTCGAACGCCTCGAGCCCGCGGTCGGCCAGGTGCGCCAGGGACGTGCTCGTGAACTCCCGGAACGCCAGCAGCCCGACGCGCCGGTCGGTGCCGAGCAGCGCCTCGACCTCCGGGGCGAAGTCGCCGTCGTGCGACGCCAGCATCACGTCGCCGTCCCGGCCGGCGAGCGCCTCGAGCGTCCGCTTGATGCCGATGTCGACGACCTTGCCCTCGCCGGCCAGCGGGATGGGCTGGTAGCCGATGGCCAGCAGCGCCTGCACGAACGACATGGGCAGCGTGCCGCTGGTGGCGTTGAGGAAGAACAGCCCCTTGGTCGGGCGTCCCCAGGTGCGCTCCGCGAAGTCCAGCACGCGCTCCCACCGCGGGCGCTGCTCCGGCGTCGGGCGCCCGTTGAGGATCGACGACCCGAGCGTCGCGTCGATGTTCTCGCCGTCGACCAGCACGTACGTCGAGCGCACCCCGTCGTTCTGCATCCCGTCAGCGTAGCCGCGCCCCTCCGCCCCCCGCCCGCCCGGTCCCCGGACGTGCAGCGCCGCCGGGCGCGACCGGACGCCCGCGCCCGGCCGCGGGCGGGAACAGGGGCGGGCGTCGCACGGTTGGGCAGGTGTATGCAGACGCATGGACCGAGCGGGGAGCGCGCGTGATCGAGCAGGCGGAGCGGGCCGGAACGGACCCGAGGGTCGGGGCTGATGTGCGGGCGGCCGCGACCGCGTGGGAGGAGCTGTTCCGCGCGCAGGTGGCGATCATGCGCCGGCTGCAGCGCGACCCCATCTGGGACCGCATCTCGCTGCGCGAGTACGACGTGCTCTTCACGCTGAGCACCGCGCCGGACGGCCTGCGCCTGCGCGACCTGGGCGAGTCGAGCCTGCTCAGCCAGCCGAGCCTCAGCCGCATGGTCGAGCGTCTGGAGGACTCCGGGTGGGTGCGTCGCGCGCCCGCCCCCGAGGACGGCCGCGGCGTGGTCGTGGCCCTGACCGACGCCGGTGCGGCGCTGCAGCGGGAGGTCGGCCGGCGGCACGTGCAGGCCATCGCGCACTACGTCGGCGGCGCCCTCCCGGCGGAGGACCTCGCGGAGCTGACCCGGGTCGCCGGGGCGCTGCGGGGCGCTCAGGCGGGCATCGCGGACCTGGACCGCGGGACGCCGCCGGCGCCCGCCGCCCGGTGATGACGCTGGTCACACCCGTGAGGTGCGGCCGGGGGGACCTCCGGCCCACGACTTCCGCGCAGGCGCCGCCGACGATGGATCAGGCGATCAGGGGCACGGGCCGGGGGTCCCGCGTCGATTCGCCGGACGAGCAGCCGTGGAGGGCAGAGCGATGAGGATCCTGGTGACGGTGGCCTCGCGTCACGGCGCCACCGCGGAGATCGGCTCGGCGGTCGCGGACGTGCTGCGGGCCGACGGGCACTCCGTCGACGAGGTGGCACCGGACGAGGTCACGGACGTGACGCCGTACGACGCCGTCGTGCTCGGCTCGGCCGTCTACACCGCGCACTGGCTCCCGGCCGCCCGCGAGTTCGGGTCCCGGTTCGCCCCGGACCTCCGGCACCGGGTGGTGTGGGTGTTCTCGTCGGGACTCGCCACGCAGCCGGCGGCGTCCGCCAACAGCCCGCACGAGCTGCTGGCCCTCATGCAGAACATCGGGGCGCTCGGCCACCGCGCGTTCGCGGGCCGGCTGCTGCGCAGCGAGCTGGCGTTCGCCGAGCGCGCCCTCATCGCCGGTGCGCGCGCGAAGGAGGGCGACCACCGGGACTTCGACGCGGTGCGCGCCTGGGCCGGGCAGCTCGCCGAGCACCTGCGCACGCTCGCCCCGGCGGCGACGGCCTGACGCGGCCCCGCCCGGGGCTCGCACGTCGCGCAAGCGGCTTGCGTGATCACGTCGTAGACTTGCGCTCATGGCTGGCAGGCTGGCGGAGGTCGCGCAGAAGGTCGGGGTGTCCGAGGCGACGGTGAGCCGCGTGCTCAACGGCCGCACAGGGGTCTCCGAGCAGACGCGCCAGGCGGTGCTCACCGCCCTCGACGTGCTCGGGTACGAGCGGCCGACGAAGCTCCGCGGCGAGCGCGCCCGGCTGGTGGGCCTCGTTCTGCCCGAGCTGCAGAACCCGATCTTCCCCGCGTTCGCCGAGGTCGTCGGCGGCGCGCTCGCGCAGCAGGGCTACACGCCCGTGCTGTGCACGCAGACGGCGGGTGGGGTGTCCGAGGCCGACTACGTCGACCTGCTGCTCGCGCAGCAGGTGTCGGGCATCGTGTTCGCCGGCGGCAACTTCGCGCAGCGCGGCGCCGACCACGACCACTACGGCCTGCTCGTCGACCGCGGGCTCCCCGTCGTGCTCATCAACGCGGCCATCGAGGAGCTGCCGTTCCCGCGCGTGTCCTGCGACGACGAGGTGGCGGTCGAGCAGGCCGTCGGCCACCTCGCGTCCCTCGGCCACACCCGCATCGGCCTGGTGCTCGGCCCCGTCGACCACGTGCCGTCCGAGCGCAAGCTGCACGCCGCGCGCGCCGCGGCCGAGCGGCTCGGTCTGACGCTCGACGACGACGTCGTGGCCCGCAGCGCGTACTCCCTCGAGGCCGGGCAGGCGGCGGCGACCCGGCTGCTGCGCCAGGGCGTGACCGGGCTGGTGTGCGCCTCCGACCCGCTCGCGCTCGGGGCCATCCGCGCCGCCCGCCGTGCGGGCCGGCGCGTCCCGGAGGACGTGTCCGTGGTGGGGTACGACGACTCGCTGTTCATGAACTGCACCGAGCCGCCGCTCACCACCGTGCGGCAGCCGATCGAGCCCATGGGGCGCGCCGCGATCGACCTGCTCGTCGGGCAGATCGGCGGGCACCCCGTGTCGACGGACGAGCTGCTGTTCGAGCCGGAGCTGGTGGTCCGCGGCAGCACGGGGCCGGCAGCCGGGGCCTGAGCGGAGTCGGCGCCGGGGCGCCCGGGGGGCCTGCGCCGTCCGCGCCGGCCCCTGCGCCGTCCGCGCCGGGCTGCCCGGGTCTCCGCGCCGGGCCGCCCGGGTCTCCGCCCCGCCCGCGCTCGGTCCCGCACCTGCCCCGCCCTGCGCGGGGCGGGTTCCGTCGTCGCGCCTCCCGCGCGCCTCCCGCGCGCCGTCCGTGCCGGCCGCGCCGCGCTCGTCGCACCCCGGATCGCCGACACCCGGACGACGGTCGCGTTTTGATAACGTCGCTGTCGAGTTCTTGCGCGCAACACGTTGCAGGATTTAGTGTCCCTGCTGCGCGGCCGACGACGGTCGCGGACGGAGATGCCGCAGCTCGACCCCGCGGCCGGCGAGAACGAGGCACGACGTGGTGCACCCCCCGACCGACGACCCGACCTGGTGGCGCGACGCGGTGATCTACGAGGTCTACCCGCGCTCCTTCGCGGACGGCGACGGGGACGGCACCGGGGACCTGGCGGGCGTCCGCAGCCGGCTGCCGTACCTGGCGGACCTCGGGGTCGACGCGATGTGGTTCACGCCCTGGTACGTGTCGCCGCTGGCCGACGGCGGGTACGACGTCGCGGACTACCGGGCGATCGACCCGGCCTTCGGCACCCTCGAGGAGGCCGAGGCGCTGATCGCGGACGCGCTCGCGCTCGGCATCCGCACGATCGTCGACGTGGTCCCGAACCACGTCTCGGACCAGCACCCGTGGTTCCGCGCCGCGCTGGCCGCGGGCCCGGGTTCGCCCGAGCGGGAGCGGTTCTGGTTCCGGCCCGGGACGGGCCCCGACGGCGACGGCATCCCGACGCACTGGGTGTCGAGCTTCGGCGGGTCGACGTGGACGCGCACCACCGACCCCGACGGCACGCCGGGGGAGTGGTACCTGCACCTGTTCGCGCCCCAGCAGCCGGACCTCAACTGGACGCACCCCGACGTCTGGGCGGAGCACGAGGACGTGCTGCGGTTCTGGTTCGACCGCGGCGTCGCCGGCATCCGCATCGACTCCGCGGCGCTGCTGGTGAAGGACCCCGCGCTGCCGGAGCTGCCGCCGGCGGGGTCGGTGCCCGCCGCGGGCGCCCACCCCCACGTCGACCGCGACGAGCTGCACGACGTCTACCGGGCGTGGCGGAAGGTCGCCGACTCCTACGCCGGCACCCGCGTGCTGGTGGGCGAGGTCTGGCTGGAGGACACGGCCCGGTTCGCGGCGTACCTGCGCCCCGACGAGATGCACACCGCCTTCAACTTCGACGTCATGACCCAGCCGTGGGACGCCGCGGCGCTGCGGGCGTCGGTCGACCGGACGCTCGCCGCGCACCGGGAGGTCGGCGCGCCGGCCACCTGGGTGCTGTCGAACCACGACGTCACGCGCCCCGTCACCCGGTACGGGCGCGCGGACTCGGCGTTCAGCTTCGCCACCAAGCGGGCCGGCACCCCGACCGACCTCGCGCTCGGCACCCGGCGGGCACGCGCCGCCGCGCTGCTCACCGCCGCGCTGCCCGGGTCGCTGTACGTCTACCAGGGCGACGAGCTCGGGCTGCCCGAGGTCGAGGACCTGCCGCCGGAGGTGGTGCAGGACCCCATGCACGAGCGCTCCGGCGGCGTCGACCCCGGGCGGGACGGCTGCCGGGTCCCGCTGCCCTGGTCCGGCGACCGGCCGCCGTTCGGCTTCGGCCCCGGGACGGGCCAGCCCTGGCTGCCGCAGCCGGCGTCGTGGGCCGCGCTCACCGTCGAGGCCCAGCAGGCCGACCCGGCGTCGATGCTCGCGCTGTACCGCGCGGCCCTCGCGCTCCGGCGGGCCGAGCCCTGCCTGGGCGACGGGGAGCTGCGGTGGCTGGACGCCGGCCCGGACGTGCTGGCCTTCAGCCGCGGCGACGTGCTCTGCGTCGTCAACCTGTCCGACCGCCCCGTCCCGCTGCCCGAGCACGCGGGCGTGCTGCTCGCGTCCGACGGCACGGGGAGCGCGGGCGTGGCGGGCGTGGCGGACCACGCGGACGGCGCCGCGCTGCCGCCCGACACCGCCGTGTGGCTCCGCGCCGCGTCCTGACCCCTGCCCGACCCCACCTCCCACCCGACCCCACCTCCCACCCGACCCCGACCCCGACCCGACCCGACCCCCGAGACCACCCGCACGACCGCCCATCCCCGCACCACCCGACACGAGGAGTGACGATGAGGTCCTCACGCACCAC
This is a stretch of genomic DNA from Cellulomonas sp. ES6. It encodes these proteins:
- a CDS encoding DUF1697 domain-containing protein translates to MAPTRTAAHDRPVPEGERVLVLLRAVNVGGASALPMADLRDAATSLGHADVATHLATGNLLLVPAPGSPATTGALAERLAADLADRLGRPLALTVRTREQVDAVVAGNPYAEAAATDPSHLVVVFLDGPAPADGPADLARYGRERATWSGTEGYVHYPDGIGRSKVTSPVLDRLAGRSGTARNWRTVLALRDRLAG
- a CDS encoding HIT family protein codes for the protein MTTLFTRIIDGELPGRFVWADDRAVAFATIAPISDGHVLVVTREEVAQLTDADDDLLAHLVRVAKTVGRAQQAAWDAPRAALLVAGFEVPHLHLHVLPAWGEAELSFSAARHDVPADELDAAAERLRDALRAAGHGAHVPPTLTSAAL
- a CDS encoding SDR family oxidoreductase: MTTTPRTAVVTGAGRGIGRGLALGLVGAGWDVALLGRSPGPLAAVAAEAAAARPGAHVVTEVADVVDRAAVEAAVARVEAAFAAQGGVGLLVNNAGVIEHQEVDLVRDDPDDVWRVIETNVRGPLLLSHAVLPGMLARGAGYVVNINSGSGHRPSPVYTGYGISKGALARLTTMIDRQYADRGVRVLDVAPGVVVTDMTRAMPLHDDRTQWTPVEDTVALVDAFGSGRLDALSGRFVRAGTDTEESLREVAARVVEADARTLRLVPYGPDDPVA
- the nhaA gene encoding Na+/H+ antiporter NhaA, which gives rise to MATDAIDPARSVPGPPLRLRLPSVSPSVRDFLATEAGSAVFLLGATVVALVWANSPLAGAYDALWSTSAGFHVGGVGLDLDLHHWVNDAAMAVFFCVVGLEINREVTSGELRDRRTVAVPALGALGGLAVPALIYLLFNAGTEAAHGWGVVMSTDTAFLVGILALFGPACPDRLRLFLLTLAIVDDIGAITVMAVFYNDGVDVAALGVAGALVVALLALRWLRVWRLAPYAVVGVALWLAVNASGVHATLAGVLVGLLLPSRAMPRAHVEQVPQWADGLVADTTADREHLTELAARAAVPASERLQRVLHPWSAFVVVPVFGLANAGVRLDTEALRAAATSPVTIGVAVALVAGNTLGITGAATLAIRTGLGRLPGRVRWGHLVGGAVLAGIGFTISLFIAELAFEGELREQAKIGILAGSLVAAVLGTVLLRILGDRLPLCSPDDDPPPALPPRPWGPGTA
- the mqo gene encoding malate dehydrogenase (quinone), yielding MSSSAEPVDVVLVGGGIMSATLAALLSELEPSWRIEVVERLDGIALESTDAWNNAGTGHAALCELNYTPERPDGSIDIAKAVTINEQFQLSTELWDHLREAGMLPDDGYRSPVPHLTFVRGEDDVDYLRRRHAALAAHPRFAHLEYTEDPETIAQWAPLVMEGRHPGEPVAATRASDGLDVDYGALARHLVDAVVARGAHVRLQHEVRRIRRRRDGGWRLHLVDRSWNASPRRTTLDARFVFIGAGGGALRLLQSSGIDEIRGYGGFPISGQFLRTTDPALVGQHRAKVYGKAAVGSPPMSVPHLDTRVVGGSPALLFGPYAGWSMKFLKQGSWTDLLRTVRPGNLVPLVAVALHNLDLLKYLVTEVLATRGARMCTLRAFMPTARDSSWELITAGQRVQVIKRGRGGGVLEFGTELVTAADGSIAGLLGASPGASTAASAMLDLLHRCFPQRYAAWEPELERMMPSLAQDGPAATDAGAAHADSDLETDDPTEPGAAAPAGTADAAGTADANPAGATPDGPDEAADAAPRARTTGRRPARPTLPRRRDTPVA
- a CDS encoding NAD-dependent epimerase/dehydratase family protein, with amino-acid sequence MRVVVVGASGNVGTALLRRLRDDETVTSVAGVVRRVPQGPPPAPYDTVEWSAADVGARGPDAPVVRRLAALFAGADAVVDLAWLIQPSHDRDALRRVNVDGMRRVVAAVVEARVPHLVVASSVGAYSPSYGDEPRDESWDTAGVRSSDYSVDKVAVERLLDEAELRHPALTIARLRPALVFQHAAGHEIQRYFLGPFVPGWLLGNRLPVLPWPAGFRLQAVHADDLADAFREAVVRQAAGPFNVAGPGVIRAADVADVVSRGRWREVPHAPVRAAMSAGWHARVVPVGPGWFDMGASAPVMDTSRAERELGFRPRYPGVQAMRQLVAGIVRGAGTASPPMRPR
- a CDS encoding DsbA family protein, giving the protein MSDARLVLGDPAAPVTITEYGDLECPYCRQAEPVLRRLVEESDGGVRLVWRHFPLFQVHPHALVAALAAEAAAEHGLFWEMQRALFAQQDRLAEPDLRAVGARLGLDPVAVAGPGAQRFADLVEADYVTGLGLGVRGTPTLFVQDEQYRGRLDLDALRAAVAAAAPGRG